AAAAACCAGGCTTTTTTCCAGCTGCTTGTGTGTACAAAGCTCATTCAAGGAAATGTTCACCAAAGGGACCTCATCAAACCGAACACTGATGGGGATTCTAATGGATATTATTAATGATGTTTTTGCAGCATTCATCTGACTCTAGTTATGAGCCTAATCCCAGCAATTCATCCTCTCCAATTAGAACCAGAAAATAGAATTCACCCTTCTCCCTCACCCCGATGATTATTTGTTCCATACTCATTTCACATGTAACAATGACATCAGTAAATTAGAGCTGATCaaatttttccaaattttgacttttcaacaaaataaagGGATGTTTTTTTGCAGAAAGTTTCCCTTTCTTTGACCAGCTCTTTTGATACAGTATCTTTTCAGAGAATCTCAAAGGGGTTTATAATCACTAATTAAGTCTCACAAAtatccctgtgaagtaggtacATATAATGATACCCAGATGGGGtaactgcagcacagagagattgagagttttgtccaaggtcacacaataacTAGAACCAATGAGTCCTGGTGCTCAATCCCTTTGCCCTAAACTCTAGGCCACAAGCTCTCCCTCAACAGCTGTCTATGTATGAACAGCAATTGCAGAATACATAACAGAAATTCACAGTGTGGATCAGCAAGGATGATTCTGCCCAGTATTACCACTAACTTGTGTCTCTCCCCTTACTGCACAGTATTCAGGCAGGAAACCTTAACCCAGACTCATAAATaatatgaaattcaccccttccACACTAGTCAGAGTATGTGTTGTTGTGTGAGGAATTCACTGGTGGTTACAGGGACAGGTCCTCCCTGGCTACTGTTTCTGCCTCCTGCCTTCCTGGGCCTCTGATGCATGGTCTGTGGGCAACTGACCCATATATCTGCAGATCATGGAACTTATTCCCTGGTCTTCCCCAGTGGTTCCCACCCTGCCATTGCACAAAGGATGTGGTAGTCCCTGTCACTGAGGCTGGCCATTCTCACTTCGGGCTTCGTCATTATCCCGAATTATTTCTGCAATCACTAACTCATTTGAGAACAGTACAGGTCATTATGTTGAGTAGGGAAGAGTGTCTTGCTTAATGACATTAATCCCTTGGCTCATGAGTAGTATGGGGCATAAAGAGCATACCCAAATGAGTAGATAGATTTAGATCTTGGGCTTAAGGCATTGAACTGAGGTGGAGAAGATGGTTCcgctcctggctttgccacagactccctttctttgagcaaatcacttagtttctctgtgcttcCCTTCCCCATCAGTAACATAATCCTTACTtacatcctttgtctgtcttgtctactcaGTTTGTTAGCTCTTTGAGGAAGAGACTGCCTttactatatgtatatatagtgTCTAGCATAATGGTCCCCTGGTCTCAGTTGGGTCCTCTAAATGCTAGTAATAGCGAAGTCCTACTCACATCAACTATTTCTAAGAGCTCAGGTTTGTCTATGCAGCCGTTCCCATCCTTGTCGTACACTTTGAATGTCCATCTCAGCTTGTGTTCCAATTTTCCTCGTAGGACAAGATTCAAAGCAGCCACATACTCCAGAAAATCAATGGTGTTATCCTGCAGACACAAGAGAGGCAACCACAGGGACACTTAGTCAGACCCGATCAATAcaattgttttgtattgtaaacaAAGATGAAAAATATGCTGAGGTGATTCTCTTGATTATGTggttatttagttatttatttgctTCCTTACATTTTTGAAGGAATCCTGTGCACTTTCAAGCCAATTGATTGATTGTGCAAAGGGGGATCTGTTGGTGAATCTGATCTGAAGGTTTCAGGTGTTCACTGtcttaaacaaaaaacagagccTTCCTCAATTGCTCCGTTTAACTAGGTGAGAAGGGAAAAGACAAGGAAAAAATCAGGTCAAGTCTTGTATACacagaattttttaaactttggtctatttattttaacaaggaACAAAAAACGctgtttaaaatgtgcatttattttaatACTCCCTAGTGTGCTCTAGAATTGCTCCcagtggatgaaattcacccctgtgcagagggccagccaaAGTCTATGCTTTGTGTAAGTCCTGCTTCCGCCCCACTTAAGCTCTGCTTTGAGAGTTTTAACTGGGACTTAGCACCACATAGGCctttgcacagggatgaatttcaccttctGTGACCCTGCTGGATTGAAACTGATATCAGCCCAGAGTAACCTGAATTTCCAAACAACGGAAGATTTTTAACAATATAAAGATAAACCATGATCCAATCTACAAAGGTACTTGTGAGCTGGTAGTCTACAACGTGGTGTGCTGCTCCTTGGAGGTCTGAGGTTCAAAGGGAGAACGTAGTGACTTTTCACTAATACCTAAAGCTGCAGACATGGGTCTAGATCTTTAACTGGTGCAAACTGCTGCagtgacattgacttcaatagatttaagccagtttacaccagctgaggatctggccccagattCCCTACCACTAAGTCCGAGGACAGTCTCCCCTCAGGGCAGGTTGCCCTCAGAGAGGCCCTGCTATGTAATACCAGGTTTACAGGCGTATCAGCTCATGGCCAGTGATCAGAAGGACACTGGAAGTTGCACAGGAGAGTACTCGGGCGGCCTACCGAAATGTGCACTTCTTAAGGCAGCGAGAATCAGCGTGTTCATTCAGTTTATTACGGCTGTTCCATAACAGTTGTGGTGGGTCTGTGCTTTATGGGAAGACCAGAAGGTCAGAGGTGTTTCTATCTTGTGTGTGCACTATCTAGTCTATACTTTGCAGGATATGATGTCTGAAAGATTTCCTTCCATTCACCCTCCATAACATTTTGGGAGTATTATGGTCATTACATTCTTGTTAAAAGTATCCCCTTTTTCATTCCATTCATGCCTGCGCTTCTCTCCTGCTAGTGCTAATGGGAAGTATGTGCACCCACTGCAGAATTGACTTCGATGACCTGATACTGCAACTGTTCGTGTGCAGGTCCCCGGCTGCACCTCATTGGAgcgccattgacttaaatggggcacTCATGTGCTGTCATTTGCAAGGCAGGGGCCTGTGTTTGTTTGGAAATGCAATCTTTGCTGAATTTGTATAATTTCAAATTAGAGTAATGCAGAGGCAACCACACAGACACTTAGTCAGTCCCAATGCCCATTTAGACACAGTTTAACACCTTTAAGAAACAATCTTAATGAAATTAAACTGCATTGAAAAACACCCCTTTTTGCTCAGGTGAATAGCAAGGCCCAAGAAACTCAATGGGTTTACACAGGTGCCCCCGGCATGGCTGCAGTTGCAGTACTTGGGCTTAAGGTTTTGTAGAAGCTTCTTTTCAGCAACCTAATTTCTGAGCCAAATGTGATTTGTCAGACTCTCTTTCATGGCCTCACCTGCTATCCTTTCTCTGGACTTGACCCTACTGCTTTCAATCAAAGCAGGATAGGGACCCTCTAAATCTAATGGAAGGCAGATGACCATCAACCCTTTGTCCCAAATTGACTTGCAATAATGGCCACCACCATACAACTAATATGGCTGGGGCTTCAAAGAAACTTAGGAGAGTTGTGGGAACCCAACTTCCCtcaaatttcagtgggagctggctgCTTAACTCCTTATACTCCTTTCCaaatctacctatctatctagcTAATTGATAAGGTTAATATTTAGCAAAACAGATTGGAATTAGGGGCCTATTTCTCCATTACCTTGACCTTGTATCATAATTTTCACCAACACAAAGTTAGTACACAGTGGGCATAAAGTGTTACTGAACtggaatggtagcattttacacccattttgcaaacgtgtaaatgaaaacacaacagagaatcaggcccagaatgttATAATTATTTAAGCCACTTCTTATTCTTGAATGgtttaaatcaatatattgatTAACTTCCACCTGTTTATCGTTATTTGTGCATATGATAATGATAATGATACCTAGCTTTTACAGAGCACTTTTCCAAATCCAAAATGCTTTTCCTGTTTATAACATAGCTGATGTTAAAAAGATGTGTCGGTTGTCACTACTTAGGGACTTATCTTGCACTGCTCATGGAAACAGCAGCtatgaaaattatttaaattatatcaGCGAATTATTAATGCTCTTGTGAGAGCAGTGGAGAAATTTCAGAGCATTGGAAACTAACAAGGACCAAATACTGTCATGATAGTACAAATAATTAATGTTAACAAAAATGAGTTACATGGTAACTCTTCAGGATAGAGGTTGTCTTCTTTTGTGGCTTGCACATTTCTGGTGCTTAATtaatcatcaatcatcatcatcacgAGTTACCGTGGGAGTAACATGAGCCAGTGAAATCAGAGGGTCTGCTTGCAGAGCGAAGTACTAATCAGGATGATtaagtgtggcagaatctggctcagtaaTAGTCACCTCAGCACTGGATCAGTATTTGAACTCCATGGGGTGCTCCGGAGTGACCGAAAAAAAGAGGACTTTGTCCTGTTATTTTCCAGCTTCTCCTTAGTTCTATATTAACTATATACAGCGGGGCTCTTttttaggatctgatccaaggACTAATTAAGTCAATTggaatctttctgttgactttggTGGGCTTTAGAATGGGCCCAAAGTTAAGTGACTTTCTGCACATAACAGCTTCACTCACCAGATGTTTCACTAAAACTGGGATTTCAGTCTGTGCTTTCATGGCACTGACAATACAAGACTCTCATTCCATTTCACACAATACAGAGCCTCACTAGACCTTCATTCACTACAATTCCCTCTATACCATGAGAGGAAGATAACTCTTTGGCATTCATCTCTACTGTCTGAGGATCTTTGGGAACATTGGCTAACATGggagcctaaagttaagcatctaaATCCATAGTTAGGCATGTGAGTGAGAAAATATTGGCCTTAATTGCTACCTATGGTTTAGATTCAGCTACCAGAACTAAAAGGGATGTTTTCATTTAGTTAGTCCTTGCATCATGGAAGGAACTAGAGCTCCTTCTTGGGCTACCAGGGTTCAACCCTGACAGATCTGTCACTAACTTTGTCTCAAACGTAATAAAAATCAAACAATAGGATGCGATGAGCCAAGACAATCCCCAAGtttcagaaagaaaagaacaCTGGTGACTGATCTACTTAACCAGCACCACTACTGCAGGTCTTTAACACTTACCCCATTCTTATCAAAAGCTTTGAACATAGTCTCAATATATTCTGCTGCTTCCTGGTTATCCTGGACTCCAAAGAAGCATTTGAATTCATGCATGAAGAGAGTCCCGCTGGGACATTCGACCACAAACTTCTTATACCATTCCTGCAACTCAGCAACATCAATGTCTGCTTGTTCCCCTTCCTCATTGGTGAAATGTTGTCCCATGTTGCTCccaaaaacagaagagaaagattgacacaaagaaaaaagaaaggaaaatttagTCAATGTCCTTTAGCTTATattgtttctttttctccttcagctgctttttctttcttctgtttcttcttgGGTTATTTCCTGTCTTTGTTTCTCTATCCTGTCTTTCATGGGTactgtatatttttgttttgttaccttgtgttgcttttgctttattttttctcttctttctttctctttccttctatTCTGTGGTCTCTGCTCACCGCTACAATCTCATTCCCTCACTAGAGGATCCGGGAGTGGGTTTCCTTAGTTAAATTAGTACAACATGTGGTGTTAGACTGGGATAAAAATAACTAAGATCATTAGGAGATTCCCACTATGTGTCACAGAGACCTTCACATGTTCCAGAGCAGGGCCTCATTTAAGAGCAAACTCCAGGCAGGATCAAAATGATTTCTAATGTCAATCTAAGGATTTGAAAGCTGAGGTTCCCACTAATATGTGATGTATAATCCCCTTCTCTCTGACTTTGTGCATTATTTGAATAATAAAGCAATCAGAAATGACTAGTTTCTAGTCACTGACATATGTATGAATTTTTTGGGATGGACACTCCAGGCTTCCCTTCAAGTGTGTGAAATATTCACAAGGATAAGAGAAACAACAAGAAATAGGGgtgtttttacttaaaaaaaaacctctaaaacAGGTCCAGTTTGGTGAAACACGTGCCATCTTttacacatttttaattaaaaagtaggCTCCTTTTCCAGTGAAACTTTTAGGGGAAACTTTTAGGGGAAGTTTTTTAAAGCGTCTAAGTGACTCATCAGCCTTGGACTCTTTTGGAAATCTCACCCAGAGTACCCCAATAAGAGATACAGATACGGATACCCCATAGTACCCCAACAGGACATACAtcttaaattaaactgaaattacTTGGATATGATCATCTTGCTGCTTCCTACTCTTTGTTGCAACTGCTGCTATTACACTTTCCATAACCGTCTCACTGTTCATTTGTGTTCCCCACCTGTCTACCATTTATTGCACAGAACAGTTTTAAACGTTGTGTGAGCGGTTAACACACATGAATTTTTGTGTTTTCTCTCCAGGAGACTGCAgttcaaaatttcaaattgtGTGCTGAAAGTTAGGCACCTGCATCAATGCCTGGATCTTAGAGTTGCAAAACATCCAGTGACTTCAGATGGAGCTTCGGGTTccaagcacctctgaaaatcaggcccatctAGTTGCATTAAGTATAGATTTAGGTGCCTGCCTTTAGGAACCCAGGCTTGAAAATTTGGCCATTGGATTTTCCTATTATGAATTTTTCATTCTCTGATATTCTGTATGCATAAATATGGTCAGTTAGGTTGTATTAATGACtaactctgatcctgcaaacacttacacatataGGTAACTTTATACACATGAGAAGTCCTGTTAACATCTGGGGAACTATTCCCATGCATAGAGTTAGCCGTGTGTGCTTCAGACCTTTGCTATGAGAATTGATAAAAAAACAGGATAATTAAAACCTCTTAATGGTTTGTATATAAGatgtttgattttcaaaaaacaGCACtcctatacatttatttaaaaaaatttaaagcagAAAGATCatgttaaaaatcttttttttttcaaatcctgtATCTCATTCATTCATTGAAATGCTTGAAAGTGTTTACTCCATGCTGTAATGAAACATTTCATGTCTTATAGAGAGAGGAGAAACATCAGCTTCTAATagcttaattattatttattatttatattatggtagcacctatgAACCCTAGTAAAAATCAGGACCGTATTATGCTAGGCCCAGCATACAGATAACACAGCCCCTGCACCAGACATCTTACAAACTAACACCTCACTCCCAAAGATTGGGCCCCCATTTCTCTATGTGCcagatattattttttattttattgtcatGTTTTTATGAGACTACCAGAATGGTATCCACAGCCACGCTAGGTGTCGGAGTTCAACTCGTCTTACCGTGTTAGCTGGAAACAAATGACCTGTTGCTATAAATGTGCCTGAGA
This portion of the Chelonia mydas isolate rCheMyd1 chromosome 21, rCheMyd1.pri.v2, whole genome shotgun sequence genome encodes:
- the GUCA1B gene encoding guanylyl cyclase-activating protein 2 — its product is MGQHFTNEEGEQADIDVAELQEWYKKFVVECPSGTLFMHEFKCFFGVQDNQEAAEYIETMFKAFDKNGDNTIDFLEYVAALNLVLRGKLEHKLRWTFKVYDKDGNGCIDKPELLEIVDSIYRLKKVCRSEREERTPLLSPEEVVERIFQLVDENGDGQLSLDEFIDGARKDKWVMKMLQMDVNPGGWIVEQRRKSACFN